In the genome of Helicovermis profundi, the window GATATGTTTAAAGAAAAAAGTCCCACGGTATCATTTGAAATATTTCCACCAAAGAGAGATTATCCAATCGATACAATTTATAAAACAATAGATGAACTTGCTATTTATAAACCAGATTTTATTAGTGTGACTTATGGAGCCGGCGGAAGCACTAAAGACCACACTATAGAAATTGCATCAAAAATTAAAAACGAATACAATATTGAGACAATAGCGCATTTAACATGTGTTACTTCTACAAAAGATAAAATACTTAGCACATTAGATGAACTAAAAGAAAATAATATTGAAAATATACTTGCACTTAGAGGCGATATTCCTGATTCATATAAAAATTTAAACAGCTGGACTCCTGAGTACAAATATGCACATGAGTTAATTACAGATATAAAAAATAACGGTGATTTTTCAATTGGAGGTGCTTGTTACCCAGAAGGACATATTGAATCTAAAAATAGAGTAAGTGACTTAAAATATTTAAAACAAAAAACTGATAAAGGACTTGATTTCTTAATAACACAGCTTTTCTTTGACAATAACTTA includes:
- the metF gene encoding methylenetetrahydrofolate reductase [NAD(P)H] — its product is MKIKDMFKEKSPTVSFEIFPPKRDYPIDTIYKTIDELAIYKPDFISVTYGAGGSTKDHTIEIASKIKNEYNIETIAHLTCVTSTKDKILSTLDELKENNIENILALRGDIPDSYKNLNSWTPEYKYAHELITDIKNNGDFSIGGACYPEGHIESKNRVSDLKYLKQKTDKGLDFLITQLFFDNNLFYQFKENLELLDIKKPVIAGILPVINIKQIKKIQELSGCNLPPKFIKILNKYEHSPKALEEAGIAYAVDQIIDLMSDGVDGIHIYTMNKPYITKKIMKSIKTIRSTLNTNIS